From one Desulfuromonadales bacterium genomic stretch:
- a CDS encoding PaaI family thioesterase, with product MQPATLESGNAIPLLRTLGIRLTEIGDGHAVMEVDVTDQHSNYFGGAHGGLIATLVDTVCFFPRPFLPSGRLVTTSNLNVNYVRPAAPGDHLIARSVLLHLGRRTASLSVRVTKGTEELVAHGTVTLIVLEEPVAG from the coding sequence ATGCAACCGGCCACTCTCGAGTCGGGGAACGCCATCCCCCTGCTGCGTACCCTGGGAATCCGTCTGACCGAAATCGGCGACGGCCATGCCGTGATGGAGGTCGATGTGACGGACCAGCACAGCAACTATTTCGGCGGCGCGCACGGCGGTCTGATCGCCACCCTGGTCGACACGGTCTGCTTCTTCCCCCGGCCGTTCCTTCCTTCGGGGCGGCTGGTCACCACTTCTAATCTCAACGTCAACTATGTGCGGCCAGCTGCGCCAGGGGACCATTTGATCGCCCGCTCCGTGTTGCTGCACCTGGGACGACGTACCGCCAGCCTCAGCGTCCGGGTGACCAAGGGGACGGAAGAGTTGGTTGCCCATGGAACCGTCACCCTGATCGTACTCGAAGAGCCGGTCGCTGGTTGA